From the genome of bacterium:
CGCTGTGGCAGGCGTACCTGCGCGAGCTGGCGGACGAGCTGGCCCGGCCGGGCCATCGCAACACCGTTTTCCCGGGCGTGGAGCCGCTGTTGGATGCCCTGGAGGAACTGGGCGACCGCGTCATCGTCGGCCTGCTCACGGGCAACATCGAGGCGGGCGCCGAGCTCAAGCTGTCCTCCGCCGGGTTGGCCGGCCGGTTCCGCCTTGGTGCATACGGCTCGGACCACGAGGAGCGCAGCGCGCTGCCCGCCATTGCCTTGGCGCGCGCCCGCGAGTTGACCGGGCGCGACATCGTGGGCCGCGACATCGTGATCATTGGAGACACGCCGCACGACGTCACGTGCGGCCGGGCGCTCGGCGTGCGCGCCCTCGGCGTGGCGACGGGGAGTTTCGATACAGCGGCCCTCGCCGCCGCCGGCGCGGACGCCGTGTTCCCCGACCTCTCCGATACCGCCGCGGCCCTCGCCTGGATCCTGGACCCGGACGCTGGCCGTTGAACCACGCGCAGGAATCGGAGGCGATCCCGCGGCTGCTGGCGGCGCCGCGCTGGTCGGCCGAGGCGCGGGAGGCGCTGGCGGCGGCCGGGATCGCGCAGGCCTGGGCGGACGACCACCTGTGTGAGCTGGCCGTCGTATTCGCGGAGCCGGTGCTCGAGCGGAGGCGCCGCGCCGTGTCACTCGAGTGGCCCACCCTCCGCGAGCTCTACCGCGCACGCCCGCTGGCCGCCGCGGCAACGGCTGCGGCGGACCGGGTCTGGGAGCGGACGCTCGCCGCGTTCCAGGAACTCGCGACGGGATACATCCGGTCCCGCAGACTCGGCCTGCGTGCCCGGCGCCGGGTCCGGTTCGCGCCGCAGGAGCTGGAAGGTCTGCGCCGCCGCATCGTCCGGGCCGCGGAGCCGCTCGCCCACGCCGCAGAGCGCTGCGGCCGTGCGGACGAGCCCACGCAGTGGCTGGAGGAGCGGGCACGCCTCGAGGCGCAGTGGGCCGATGCGTGGCAGGCCGTCACAGCCGCGGTCAGCGACGTGTGGGCCAACGCGTTCGCCCCGCGCCTCGCCGAGCTGCGGGCCATGCGCCCCGGCCCGGCGCCCTGGGCGATCGCCCTCGTGCTGGTGGCCGCGGTGATCCTGGCCCTGCTGCTGATCTCCTGACGGCCGTAGACGCGCGTTTCAGTTCGCGAGAACGACGACGCCGCGCTCCAGCGGCAGGATGCGGATGTCGCGGATCACCACGGCGCTCGCGGGCGCGGCGAGCTCGCTGGTGTCGAGCGACGGCGCCTCCCGGGGCGCAACGAGTCCGATGACGCCGAGCACGCTCACGGCCGCGCCCGGCGCGAGCGTCGCCCCGCCGCGGCGCTTCCATCCGCCGGATGGTAGGGCGACGTACACGATGTTGTCCCGGAGGTCGCGCACCCAGAAGCCGTCGCGCCCCACGGCCGCGACGGTCCCGTCCACCCGGACGAGCGCCCCCAGGTCATCGGTCGCATCCGGCAGGAGCCGGTGCAGCTCGACCGCGTCCAACGGCGAGGGGGGAGGCTGCTCGGCCGCCGTGGATGGGGCCACGCCCCGAGCCGCCTCCTCACGCATCGCGTCCACGAAGTCGAAAACGGCCCAGACCGAGAGGAGGAGGGCGACCCCTCCGATTCCCCACCACGCCCAACCCGCGCCGAAGCTCGCCCTGCTCACGGTCCCTCCCGGTCCTGCCGGCTATCCGGTTTCCAGATGCGTTCGCAGGGCGCGGACAGGGCGATCCGCGCCCCGCCGGGCTCCGTCGTGATCTTCCGGCCTCCTCACCGGTTGCGCTGGCCTTCGCCGCCCCGGCGGCGACGCTGCTCCTCGCTCTCCCCCTCGAGCCCTTGCTCACCCTCACCGCCGCGCATCTCCCTCACCCGGCCCCGCGTCTCGATGTCGATCTCCTCGCGCCGCAGATCCGCCTCGATCTCTTGCGTCTCCTCGACCGGGCGCTTGCGCACCACCAGCTCTTCCTTCACCCGCGGACGCTTCTCGACGACCAACTCCTCCTCGGACACCGGGATGCGGACCTCCTCCTCGCCGATCTCGCCGCGACCGTCCCGCACCGTCCGCCGCTCGACCTCGACTTCCTCGACGTGCCGCGTCACCGGGCGACGCACGTGCTCCGTCCGCACATGCTTCGTGATGTCCACCTCGCCCGCTTCCACTTCACGCCTGCCGATCGCGAGCTCCTCCTCGGACCGGGTCAGGTGCGTCTCTCCTTCTTCCGTCCGACCACGATGTCGGCCCGCGTAACCCTCCGAGGTCGCGCCCGGCTGCCGGGGCCGCTCTTCCCCCGTCATCCGGCCGGAGAAGAAGCCGAAGATCCGGTCCTCCGTGTCGCGCCGCAGCGGCAGCCCCTCGAACGCCGGCAGCCGTGAGACGTCCGCCGACGAGATCGCGTCCACGAACACCTGGTCCTCGTCCTCGTCCAGCCGCGCGTAGCCGATCGGGATCAGGACGTGGCGATCCCGCAGCTCCGTCGCGCCCAGCGCTTCTTCATCCACGTCCACGTCCAGGTATCGCACCTTCATCGCGGACGTATCCACCACGAGGTCCTTGACCTGCCCGATGGTCCGGCCGTCGGACGCGGTCACCTCCCAGTCCCGCGGATCGGGGTCGCCCTCCGCCACCGTGAAGTCGTCCAGGTCCGAGAGCATCGCCAGCCGGCCTTCGCCGCCGGACCTCAACTCCGGCCGGTCGCCCGTGAACCCGGACCGCGAGCCGGAGCGCGCGCCTGCAGCCGCGCCCGTGTATGCCGTCGCGAGCTGCCGCTCGTACTCGCCCGTGATCCGATTCGGGTCGTGGTCGTAGGCCGGCACGTCCTTGAACTGGTCCTTCGTCATGCCGGGGACCAGGACCAGGTCCTGGGTCTCGTCCATCCTGGCCTGGTCGATGGGCAGGAGTACGTGCTTCTGGAAGAGACCCAGATCCACATCCAGGTACCGAGGGTTTCCGCTGTCGTCGAGGATGATGTCGTCGATCTTCCCGACCTTCTCGTCGTCCGCCATGGTCCGCACGTCCCAGCCGCGGACGTCGAAGGTGCCGGGAGGGAAGGTGTAGTCCGGTTGATCCGAGAGAGCGATGAACGCCATGGTCTGCCTCCGCTCAGGTGTCGCCCGACCGACTGAAGCGTGGTGGTGGCGCCCGCGCCTGCCGGTCCGGGCGCTGCGGCGCGCCGAGGAAGGGAGGCGGTGCGCGGGTGAAACCGTTCGACGCAATCCCCATTCCAGGCAGGGCTTGCCTGGCCCCTCCGCCTCACCCATCTTAGATTCCGCGGCTCGACTGTTTCGAAAGCTGTAAGTGACGGTACAACAAGGAGATGTACTGTGGGGCGCCGGAACAAACCCGGGGCATCCGAGCGAGGTGGCCTGCGGTCGTTCTACCTGGTCCTCGCGCTGGTCGCCGTGGTGGGGATCGCGGCGCTGGGCTATGCGGTGGCGGGGCGTGGGGGCGGTGCGGTCCTGGAGCCGGTCCCGGTCGAGGGGCTGAATGACCCGCGCACGCTGGTGGCGAAGGCGGAGGGGATCGCGATGGGTGACCCGTCGGCGCCGGCGAAGCTGCTGATCTTCAACGACTTCCAGTGCCCGGCGTGCGCGAACTTCGCGGCTCAGATCACGCCGTTCCTGAAGGCCGAGCTGGTGGATGCGGGGAAGCTCCAGATCGTGTACCACGACTTCCCCCTGGCACAGCACCGGCACGCGTTCATTGCGGCGCGGGCGGCGCGGTGCGCGGGTGAGCAGGGCAAGTACTGGGAGTACTACAGCGTGCTCTTCGGGCAGCAGGGGCGTTGGTCGGCGCGGCCCCGTGCTCCGCTGAGCGACTTCGAGGATTACGCTGCCCAGGTGGGCGTGGACCGTGACGCGTTCGGCGCGTGTCTGCGGAGCGAACGGTACGCGGACGTGGTCACGGCGAACATGCAGTTGGGTCAGCAGCTCGGGGTCGACGGCACCCCGGCGCTGATCCTGAACGGCCGCCGGATCAGGGAGTGGCGCGGCTACTCCGACCTGAAGCGGCTGATCGAGGCGGAGGCGGGGAATTGAGTTCTGTCGCCGCGGACGCCGGAGCCGGGCGGGTCGAGACCCGAGGCGGAGCCGCGCCCCTGACGCGGATGGGGATCGCGGTGCTCTCGCTGGTCGGGCTGTTCATCGCGGCGTATCTGCTGCTGCACCGCCTGGGCATCGTGGGCGCTCTGGCGTGTGGCGCGGACGGCGGCTGTGCCGTGGTCCAGAGTTCGCGCTGGGCGGTGTTCCTGGGGATCCCGGTGCCGGCGTGGGGCGTGGTGGGGTACGGGCTCTTGTTCGGGGCGTCGCTGGCCGCGGTGCAGCCGGGGCTGGTGGGGGATCGGCGGATCGCGGCCGTGCTGTTCGGACTGAGCGCGTTTGCGTTCGGGTTCTCGCTCTACCTCACGGCCCTGGAGGCGTTCGTCATCCACGCCTGGTGCCGCTGGTGCCTGGCGTCGGCGGGCATCGCCACCGCGATCTTCGTGCTGTCCCTACCTGAGATCCGCCGGCTGCGGCGCGGCTGAGCGGTCGTCATCACCATGAGCGACGAACGGATACCGGTGCGCCTCGTCTTCGCCGACCGCGGCTCGTTCCACGAGCTCGTGGTCCGGCTCCCGGCCGAGGTGCTGAACCAGTACGAGCGGATCATCGACGCGATCCGGGAGGATCCCGCGATCACGGCGGAGATGTTCGTGGACCGACGGCGTCTCGTCGCCGCCTTCGTGGACGTGGGGGCGGAAGGGGGGTGATCCCCCGTCGCGGCGTCGCTCCTCCGCGCCCCCCGCGATCCCCGTGTGGTCGCCCGGGTTCTCGTCGCCGTTCGGGGACCGAGGACGACCGAGGACGGTGGGGACGACCGCGGGATCACCGCCGTCCCGCCGCGGCCGCCCGCCGCAGCGCTTCCTCGAGCACCTGCTCCCACTCTTCGAAGCTCTTGAGCCCGACGACGGTCTGGTCCTCGCTGGTGAGGAACGCGGGCGTGCCACGCACGCCGGCGCGTGCTGCGAAGATCACGTCTTCGAGGATGAGGGGAGCGACCAGGTCGGCCTCGATGCACGCGCGGAACTCGGGCTCGGACACACCGCCTTCACGCGCGTATCGGATGAACACGGGCAGCGGATCCGCCAGTGCGGACCACTCTCGCTGGTTCGCGAACAGGCGGTCGTGCAGGAACCAGAAGTCTCCGCCAGTGGCGCCGGCGCAGAGGGCGGCCTCCGCGGCGGCCCAGGCGTGCGGGTGCGAGGGCAGCGGCAGGTTGACGAAGACCCACCGGACCTTGCCTGTGCGGATGTAGGCGCTGTCGAGGCGCGGGAACGTCTCCTTCCAGAACCGCGCGCAGTACGGGCACTGGAAATCGGCGACCTCGAAGACGAGCACGGGCGCGGATTCCGCGCCCTTTGCGCGGCTGGCCGCCGCCCGCTTCTGGAGTGACCGCTCCGGGGCCTGCGCGGCGAGCGTCGCCGCAGTGCCGGGGGGCGCAGGCAGGGCAGGCAGGGCGAGCGCCGTGACCAACGTCGCGCCTGCGAGGAGCGCCGCCCGGCGGGCGCCGCGCGCGGGGCCCGTCCGGCGCGTGCGTACGGCGTGCGGCGCAGTCAGCGCCCCCGGCCGTTGCATCGGAGTCCGGAATCTCACCATACCCTCGCCGCCTCGGATCTCGGGTGCCTCGGGTCCGGTCGGCGGTTCCTACAGCCCGGGC
Proteins encoded in this window:
- a CDS encoding hydrolase, whose protein sequence is MLILFDIDGTLLSTNGAARRAFHRALLEVYGTAGPIATHRFDGKTDPQIARELLRAAGLADAAIDRGLPALWQAYLRELADELARPGHRNTVFPGVEPLLDALEELGDRVIVGLLTGNIEAGAELKLSSAGLAGRFRLGAYGSDHEERSALPAIALARARELTGRDIVGRDIVIIGDTPHDVTCGRALGVRALGVATGSFDTAALAAAGADAVFPDLSDTAAALAWILDPDAGR